In Effusibacillus lacus, one genomic interval encodes:
- the pth gene encoding aminoacyl-tRNA hydrolase, which yields MRIVIGLGNPGREYETTRHNVGFMVIDKLSDSLGIEVRKSKFQALYGEGMHKGEKVVLVKPMTYMNLSGHSVRQVLDWYKPEPEEWAVVYDDMDLPLGTVRLRVKGSAGGHNGIKSIISTLGSQEFLRVRIGIDRPDVGVSVVDHVLSPFRKEQRPALEDAVLKSASALRTFIEETFQAAMNKHN from the coding sequence GTGCGAATTGTTATTGGTCTGGGCAATCCCGGCAGGGAATATGAAACAACAAGGCATAACGTAGGATTTATGGTGATTGACAAACTGTCTGATTCCCTTGGAATTGAGGTGCGCAAATCCAAATTTCAGGCACTTTACGGCGAAGGGATGCATAAGGGAGAAAAGGTTGTGCTCGTGAAGCCGATGACATACATGAACTTGAGCGGACATTCGGTCCGGCAGGTGTTGGATTGGTACAAACCGGAACCGGAGGAATGGGCGGTGGTCTATGATGATATGGACCTGCCTCTTGGCACGGTCCGGTTGCGAGTTAAAGGCAGTGCAGGGGGGCACAACGGAATCAAGTCGATCATTTCCACTCTTGGTTCGCAGGAGTTCTTGCGGGTGAGAATTGGCATTGATCGTCCGGATGTTGGAGTTTCTGTCGTCGATCACGTATTGTCCCCTTTTCGAAAGGAACAACGTCCGGCTTTGGAGGACGCAGTTCTCAAGTCGGCTTCCGCTCTTCGCACTTTCATTGAAGAAACATTCCAAGCAGCCATGAACAAGCATAATTAG
- the mfd gene encoding transcription-repair coupling factor — protein MHPLVELIRSDADFDSVRKGFAGACTEQWLAGISGSARHLYVAALRESLRQPMLIVTHNMQQAQSVYEDLTELLPDEEVLIFQDRELSYLDILAYSPEQAAARLTVLEALAKGKAPVVIAPIGAVHQTLPSMDKFVGAAVHLKVGDEQPLEDLANRLVYLGYERVEMVESKGEFSVRGGILDIFPLTMDSGVRVEFFDIEVDSIRSFDPTTQRSTEKMESVSLWPIREVLAHPDQLRELADVLFERLASHKRKLTDETLKENLDRHIGHEIEQLREGIVFPGLIRYTHLVDPESATLLDYMPSDTILVLDEPTRLREAIQVLEKEHAEWETSALEHGEILPGTIPSVDRDSLFSYKRFRRLFLSLFPRGIPGITLQQLVHISAKSGQNFHGQMPVLKGELERWRKSNFRVIFLAASPERAERLQRVLDDYGMEADRVARLEGIGKRPVILQANLSNGFELVSVKLAVVTENEVFANKRKTKKMRNLSDAQKLKSYQDLRVGDYVVHVNHGIGQYLGIETLVIEGNHKDYLHIKYKGKDKLYVPVEQIDLIQKFVGAEEKEPKLYSLGGTEWARVKSKVQNSVKDIAEDLIKLYAARQATPGHAFSPDSHWQREFEAMFPYEETPDQIRAIREIKKDMEKANPMDRLLCGDVGYGKTEVAIRAAFKAVMDGKQVAVLVPTTILAQQHYETFKERCSGFPVNVEVVSRFRTQAQMKEVMKGLAEGKVDIVIGTHRLLNKNVKFKDLGLLVIDEEQRFGVTHKERIKQLKNNIDCLTLTATPIPRTLHMSMLGIRDLSVIETPPENRFPVQTYVVEYNDVLVREAIERELGRGGQVYFLYNKVKDIDNMADRIRMLVPEAKVLVGHGQMGEEELERVMLDFLEGEADVLVSTTIIETGLDIPNVNTLIVYDADHMGLSQLYQLRGRVGRSNRIAYAYFTYQRDKVLTEVAEKRLQAIKEFTELGSGFKIAMRDLSIRGAGNLLGAEQHGFIATVGFDLYSDMLAQAIQELKGEKKETPPDPQVELSVDAYIPSEYIRDTMQKIEVYKKFVAARTLSDIQDLEEEIEDRFGDLPPAVRNLLAVTRIKAYAIQYDFTSIVQEGFDVIMKLSERQNSRVRGEKLFALTQQFPDRLKLTAGNYITITLRVKGLKEPEILQTIEKFMVAYKGVLKNQEELQNA, from the coding sequence TTGCATCCGTTAGTTGAATTAATCCGATCCGATGCGGATTTTGACTCGGTTCGCAAAGGGTTTGCGGGGGCATGCACCGAACAATGGCTGGCGGGCATCAGCGGCTCGGCACGTCATTTGTACGTTGCAGCTTTAAGGGAGTCTTTGCGTCAACCGATGTTGATAGTTACACACAACATGCAGCAAGCCCAATCGGTGTATGAAGATTTGACCGAATTGCTTCCCGATGAAGAGGTATTGATCTTTCAGGACCGGGAATTGTCCTATCTTGATATTCTAGCCTATTCTCCTGAGCAGGCTGCAGCCAGGCTGACTGTGCTGGAGGCCTTGGCGAAAGGGAAAGCACCGGTAGTCATAGCTCCCATCGGGGCCGTTCATCAGACGCTTCCTTCCATGGACAAGTTTGTTGGAGCTGCGGTGCACCTAAAGGTCGGAGATGAACAACCGCTGGAGGATTTGGCTAACCGGTTGGTTTATTTGGGGTATGAAAGGGTCGAAATGGTGGAATCCAAGGGGGAGTTTTCCGTTCGTGGGGGAATCCTTGACATCTTCCCTTTAACAATGGATTCAGGGGTACGGGTCGAATTTTTTGATATTGAGGTGGACTCCATCCGGTCGTTTGACCCCACTACCCAACGGTCCACCGAAAAAATGGAAAGCGTATCCCTTTGGCCCATTCGTGAAGTGTTGGCACATCCCGACCAGCTTCGGGAATTGGCTGATGTTTTGTTTGAACGACTGGCAAGTCACAAGCGAAAATTGACGGACGAGACCCTCAAAGAAAATTTGGATCGTCATATCGGGCACGAGATTGAGCAATTGAGGGAAGGCATAGTGTTTCCCGGACTTATTCGTTATACTCATCTGGTAGACCCCGAATCTGCGACATTGTTGGATTATATGCCTTCCGATACCATTCTTGTATTGGACGAACCTACGAGGCTCAGGGAAGCGATTCAGGTCCTTGAGAAGGAACATGCAGAATGGGAAACGTCAGCCCTTGAGCATGGAGAAATTCTGCCTGGAACCATCCCTTCTGTTGACCGGGACAGTCTTTTCTCATACAAGAGGTTTAGGCGCCTGTTTCTTTCGCTTTTTCCAAGGGGAATTCCGGGTATTACCCTGCAGCAGCTGGTTCATATATCGGCAAAATCCGGTCAAAACTTCCACGGACAAATGCCTGTGTTAAAGGGAGAACTGGAACGTTGGCGGAAATCAAATTTCCGGGTGATTTTCCTGGCGGCAAGTCCGGAACGGGCAGAGAGACTGCAGAGGGTGCTTGACGATTACGGCATGGAAGCAGATCGGGTAGCCAGACTTGAGGGTATCGGCAAACGGCCGGTCATTTTGCAGGCCAACCTTTCCAATGGCTTTGAGCTGGTTTCGGTCAAGTTGGCGGTTGTAACCGAGAATGAAGTTTTCGCCAATAAACGCAAGACGAAAAAGATGAGAAACCTGTCTGACGCTCAAAAGCTAAAAAGCTATCAGGATCTCAGGGTGGGCGATTATGTTGTGCACGTCAACCATGGGATCGGTCAGTACCTTGGCATAGAAACACTGGTGATTGAAGGAAATCACAAGGATTACCTTCATATCAAATACAAAGGGAAAGACAAGTTATATGTTCCTGTTGAACAAATCGACCTTATTCAAAAGTTTGTGGGGGCGGAAGAAAAGGAACCCAAGCTGTATTCCCTTGGCGGAACCGAGTGGGCTAGAGTTAAATCCAAAGTCCAGAATTCCGTCAAAGACATAGCGGAAGACCTGATTAAATTGTACGCAGCCAGACAAGCCACCCCGGGGCACGCCTTCAGTCCTGACAGTCATTGGCAAAGGGAATTTGAAGCGATGTTCCCTTATGAGGAAACTCCCGATCAGATACGCGCCATCAGGGAAATCAAGAAAGACATGGAGAAGGCAAACCCTATGGATCGGCTGTTGTGTGGTGACGTGGGGTACGGAAAAACTGAAGTGGCTATTCGGGCCGCATTCAAAGCTGTAATGGACGGGAAGCAGGTGGCTGTCCTGGTTCCCACCACCATCCTTGCCCAGCAGCACTATGAGACCTTCAAGGAGCGGTGTTCCGGATTTCCGGTAAACGTGGAAGTCGTGTCCCGTTTCCGCACACAGGCCCAAATGAAAGAAGTCATGAAAGGCTTGGCGGAAGGCAAGGTGGATATAGTAATTGGCACCCACCGTCTCTTGAACAAAAATGTGAAGTTTAAAGACCTTGGTCTGTTGGTGATCGACGAAGAACAGCGTTTTGGAGTCACCCACAAGGAAAGAATCAAACAACTGAAGAACAACATTGATTGTCTGACCCTTACCGCCACCCCCATCCCGCGGACGTTGCACATGTCCATGCTGGGAATACGCGATTTGTCGGTAATTGAAACCCCCCCCGAAAACCGTTTTCCGGTGCAAACATACGTTGTGGAATACAACGATGTGCTGGTTCGGGAAGCGATTGAGCGGGAGCTTGGGCGTGGCGGCCAAGTCTATTTCCTTTACAACAAAGTGAAGGACATCGACAACATGGCGGATCGAATCCGCATGCTGGTACCGGAAGCAAAAGTTTTGGTAGGCCACGGACAGATGGGAGAAGAGGAACTGGAGCGCGTGATGCTGGATTTTCTCGAAGGAGAGGCGGATGTTCTGGTTTCCACCACCATTATTGAGACCGGTCTGGATATTCCCAACGTCAACACTCTGATTGTTTATGATGCGGATCATATGGGACTGTCCCAGCTGTACCAGCTTCGCGGACGTGTTGGGCGATCCAATCGGATTGCATATGCTTATTTTACTTACCAGCGGGACAAAGTGTTGACTGAAGTGGCAGAGAAGAGGCTGCAGGCCATCAAGGAGTTCACCGAGCTTGGATCCGGCTTCAAGATTGCGATGCGGGATCTGTCCATTCGGGGTGCCGGCAATCTGCTGGGCGCCGAACAGCATGGGTTTATTGCCACTGTAGGGTTTGATCTCTATTCAGACATGCTGGCACAGGCCATTCAAGAACTGAAGGGTGAGAAAAAAGAGACACCACCCGACCCTCAGGTTGAACTATCTGTCGATGCGTACATTCCAAGCGAATATATCAGGGATACCATGCAAAAAATCGAGGTTTACAAGAAGTTTGTCGCGGCAAGAACCTTATCTGACATACAAGATCTGGAAGAGGAAATCGAAGACCGTTTCGGTGACCTGCCTCCAGCTGTCCGCAATTTGCTGGCTGTCACCCGGATTAAGGCGTATGCGATCCAATATGATTTTACTTCCATAGTTCAGGAAGGTTTTGATGTCATTATGAAACTGTCAGAAAGGCAGAATTCCCGGGTCCGGGGGGAGAAACTTTTTGCGCTGACCCAGCAGTTTCCGGACCGGTTGAAACTGACTGCAGGAAATTACATTACAATCACCTTGCGGGTTAAGGGGCTTAAAGAGCCCGAGATTTTGCAGACAATAGAAAAGTTTATGGTCGCCTACAAGGGAGTTTTGAAAAATCAGGAGGAATTGCAAAATGCCTAG
- a CDS encoding peptidylprolyl isomerase gives MPRTSWKLLLATVAVSLGLAGCGSKAADTSGEVVATYNGGKVNQGEFQKQINIRKLFDPEFKEEQQNKKEFLEDYVLYGKVMVDKAKEANIKVEQNQVGPILNQYKGMITQIAYGGDNNRFQEQMKKLNLKDEDLKSWVEASIYAEEYQKQKMTPPDDLLKKFYEDNRGAFANATVHHILTKTREEAMQVKERLANGEDFAKVAKEVSIDPSAKENGGKMEGPLSRYVDPFRDAAMKLEINKISDPVQTEFGYHILKVEKRGEPEPFDKVKEEVSQLYFAKNQQTIEKDWNAHVEEMKKNADIKITLPTESK, from the coding sequence ATGCCTAGAACAAGTTGGAAATTGCTGTTGGCGACCGTTGCCGTAAGCCTTGGTTTGGCTGGCTGCGGCAGCAAAGCAGCTGATACTTCGGGGGAGGTAGTCGCCACTTACAATGGAGGCAAAGTTAACCAAGGGGAATTTCAGAAGCAGATCAACATCCGCAAATTGTTTGATCCCGAGTTTAAAGAGGAACAGCAAAACAAGAAGGAGTTCCTTGAGGACTATGTCCTGTACGGGAAAGTAATGGTCGACAAAGCTAAAGAAGCAAACATCAAGGTGGAACAAAACCAGGTGGGACCCATCCTGAACCAATATAAGGGCATGATTACGCAGATTGCGTATGGTGGGGACAACAACAGGTTTCAGGAACAAATGAAAAAACTGAACCTGAAGGATGAAGATCTTAAATCCTGGGTAGAAGCATCCATTTATGCGGAAGAGTATCAAAAACAGAAGATGACGCCTCCGGATGACTTGCTTAAGAAGTTTTACGAGGACAATCGAGGAGCTTTTGCAAACGCCACCGTACATCATATTCTCACAAAAACCAGGGAAGAGGCGATGCAGGTCAAGGAACGGCTGGCCAACGGGGAGGATTTTGCCAAAGTGGCGAAAGAGGTTTCGATAGACCCGTCGGCCAAAGAGAACGGAGGAAAGATGGAAGGTCCTCTCAGCCGCTACGTGGACCCCTTCCGGGATGCTGCCATGAAATTGGAAATCAACAAGATTTCAGATCCCGTTCAAACGGAATTCGGGTATCACATTCTGAAAGTGGAAAAACGGGGAGAGCCGGAACCGTTTGATAAGGTAAAAGAGGAAGTATCACAGCTTTATTTTGCCAAAAACCAGCAAACCATCGAGAAAGATTGGAATGCTCATGTGGAAGAAATGAAGAAAAACGCTGACATCAAAATCACTCTGCCGACAGAATCCAAATAA
- a CDS encoding anti-sigma-F factor Fin, whose translation MQLVYVCRHCRSYLGQLDSHKTDTDRLGFHALTAEEQADIISYNLNEDVMYVKTICDYCQEAIEAHPELVLLQNPLQ comes from the coding sequence TTGCAACTTGTATATGTATGCAGACACTGCCGCTCCTATTTGGGCCAGTTGGACTCTCACAAGACTGATACTGACAGGTTGGGTTTTCATGCCTTGACTGCCGAGGAGCAGGCCGATATAATATCCTATAATCTCAATGAGGATGTAATGTATGTGAAAACCATCTGCGATTATTGTCAAGAAGCTATCGAGGCTCACCCGGAATTGGTGCTGCTTCAGAATCCGCTTCAATGA
- a CDS encoding ribose-phosphate diphosphokinase, translated as MYQDRKLKVFTCNANPDLAKEIVEHLGIDLGISHVTRFSDGEVRIKLEESVRGCDVFVIQPTSAPANEHLMELLIMVDALKRASAGSINVVMPYYGYARQDRKARARDPITAKLVANLIQTAGATRMVTMDLHAGQIQGFFDIPVDHLYAEPILADYFKSKNLEDVVIVSPDMGGVTRARSMAERLGAPIAIIDKRRPEPNVAEVMNVIGNIDGKTAIMIDDMIDTAGTITHGAKALIELGAREVYACCTHPVFSGPAIQRLNDSVLKEVVVTNSIVLGEDKQSSKIVVRSVAKLIADAILRIHNEESVSLLFE; from the coding sequence GTGTATCAAGACAGGAAACTGAAGGTATTCACTTGTAATGCAAATCCTGACCTGGCCAAAGAGATTGTGGAACATCTTGGCATAGATCTGGGAATTTCGCATGTAACCCGCTTCTCGGACGGAGAGGTTCGCATCAAGTTGGAAGAAAGCGTTCGCGGTTGCGATGTATTTGTCATCCAGCCAACTTCCGCTCCCGCCAATGAACATCTGATGGAATTGTTGATCATGGTGGATGCTTTAAAGCGGGCTTCCGCCGGCAGTATCAATGTAGTCATGCCTTATTACGGATATGCCCGCCAGGATCGGAAGGCCAGAGCGCGGGATCCGATAACGGCCAAGCTGGTCGCCAATCTGATTCAAACTGCAGGGGCCACCCGTATGGTAACGATGGACTTGCATGCAGGACAGATTCAGGGGTTCTTTGACATTCCCGTTGACCATTTGTATGCTGAGCCGATTTTGGCTGATTATTTTAAGAGCAAGAATCTTGAGGACGTTGTGATTGTATCGCCCGACATGGGGGGCGTGACACGTGCCCGCAGCATGGCAGAAAGGTTGGGTGCGCCGATTGCCATTATTGACAAACGCCGCCCCGAGCCCAATGTGGCGGAAGTTATGAATGTAATCGGGAATATCGATGGAAAGACGGCAATTATGATAGACGATATGATCGATACTGCAGGAACGATCACCCACGGAGCCAAAGCGCTGATTGAGTTGGGCGCACGCGAGGTTTATGCATGCTGCACCCATCCCGTATTCTCAGGTCCTGCGATTCAGCGATTGAATGATTCCGTCCTGAAAGAAGTGGTGGTCACCAATTCGATTGTACTTGGAGAAGACAAGCAATCCTCAAAGATTGTGGTAAGATCTGTAGCCAAGCTGATTGCGGATGCCATCCTGCGGATTCACAACGAAGAGTCCGTTTCTCTATTGTTTGAGTAA
- a CDS encoding 50S ribosomal protein L25, whose product MVKTLIRGGLRTRLTKGERNRIRREGSIPAVIYGRTVASTPIYIDSESFKQIAAQNGYGLVEMNIDGLGSYHAMIHHIDREPINRRVLHIDFHAVSLDEPVDVEVPLYLTGLEEVEKQDAVIQQQMREVMVRALPAEVPEYILVHVSDMKIGDNLYVRDLPVPVNCEVKSDPEDVVVGVIAAKNAPPETEIEPKEPDLVHDTEGQGVGAHEIPGAHE is encoded by the coding sequence ATGGTGAAAACTTTGATTCGAGGCGGTCTTCGAACCAGGCTTACCAAAGGCGAGCGAAACCGCATCCGCCGTGAAGGCAGCATACCGGCGGTCATTTACGGACGAACCGTAGCCTCGACCCCAATCTATATCGATTCGGAATCCTTCAAGCAAATCGCAGCCCAGAATGGATACGGGTTGGTTGAGATGAACATTGACGGCTTGGGCAGTTACCACGCAATGATTCACCATATTGACCGGGAGCCGATCAACAGACGTGTGCTGCACATTGACTTTCATGCCGTCTCGTTGGATGAGCCGGTTGATGTGGAAGTTCCTTTGTATCTGACAGGGCTGGAAGAGGTTGAAAAACAGGATGCGGTCATTCAACAGCAAATGCGTGAAGTTATGGTCCGCGCTCTGCCTGCGGAAGTGCCGGAATACATTCTGGTCCATGTTTCCGATATGAAAATTGGCGATAATCTATATGTGAGAGACTTGCCCGTTCCGGTCAATTGCGAGGTTAAATCGGACCCTGAAGATGTGGTTGTGGGCGTAATCGCCGCCAAAAATGCACCTCCTGAAACGGAAATCGAACCGAAGGAACCAGATCTTGTTCATGATACGGAAGGACAGGGTGTTGGGGCACATGAAATTCCAGGTGCCCATGAATAA
- a CDS encoding putative polysaccharide biosynthesis protein, whose amino-acid sequence MSERNLFLRGALVLAVAGILSKIMGSVYTIFLQNIIGDRGMGLFQMAYPIYSTLLILSTAGFPVAVSKFVAEHIAMGDYRGAKKVFRAASVLLFFSGIACFLLLWWGADWFAQVVGDPDSVFAIKAIAPALLIVPVMASIRGYFQGWQQMEPTAVSQVAEQFIRVGTIISVSWMLLQWGYGEEWAAAGAAFGAVTGAFVSLAILAGYVWRKRQLFRHDARMPNRVPVEPNKQIVRKLFYYAIPVSLGALVVPLMNNVDVITVGNLLKQSGYSQERATELFGLLSGRAFKLMMLPATIATAIAAALMPAIASALAVRDIRTACDRMELAMRMTVLIALPSSIGLLLLARPIDIMLFKDDSGTATIMAISFATLFSSVQLTTSAILQGMGYVYLPVRNLLVGGGCKFGFNLLLVPVWGIEGAAISTVLSFFVSALLNMWDIYRRSGIVFDLRLLVWRPFVASFLMGIASYVVLREGLPVFLESELSERLAFACFTLTAIGVAGLVYGLALLASGSLTKDDIRSVPRVGPQLAHFLVRVGLIR is encoded by the coding sequence ATGTCGGAACGGAATCTGTTCTTGCGTGGAGCGCTGGTGCTGGCTGTCGCTGGAATCCTGTCAAAGATCATGGGATCGGTCTACACCATTTTTTTGCAAAATATTATCGGAGACCGGGGAATGGGATTATTCCAGATGGCCTATCCTATTTACTCGACACTGTTGATTTTATCCACTGCGGGGTTCCCCGTGGCAGTGTCAAAATTTGTGGCCGAACACATTGCAATGGGAGACTATAGGGGAGCCAAGAAAGTGTTTCGGGCGGCAAGCGTCTTGCTGTTTTTTTCGGGAATCGCCTGTTTTCTTTTGCTCTGGTGGGGAGCCGATTGGTTTGCCCAAGTTGTGGGAGACCCGGACTCGGTCTTTGCCATTAAAGCCATCGCTCCGGCTTTATTGATTGTACCTGTAATGGCTTCCATCCGGGGATATTTTCAGGGGTGGCAGCAGATGGAGCCCACTGCCGTTTCCCAGGTAGCGGAGCAGTTTATCCGTGTGGGAACGATTATTTCCGTTTCGTGGATGCTTTTGCAATGGGGTTATGGGGAAGAGTGGGCGGCTGCCGGGGCCGCTTTCGGTGCGGTGACGGGAGCGTTCGTGTCACTGGCAATACTGGCCGGCTATGTCTGGAGAAAAAGACAGTTGTTTCGGCATGATGCTCGCATGCCAAATCGGGTCCCCGTCGAGCCAAACAAACAGATCGTCAGGAAGTTGTTTTATTATGCAATTCCCGTCTCTCTTGGCGCACTGGTTGTGCCTTTGATGAACAATGTGGATGTCATAACAGTAGGGAACTTGTTGAAGCAATCGGGCTATAGCCAGGAACGCGCAACCGAGTTGTTTGGGTTGTTGTCAGGCCGGGCATTCAAGTTGATGATGCTGCCGGCAACAATTGCAACGGCGATTGCGGCTGCACTGATGCCTGCCATCGCATCCGCTTTGGCTGTCAGAGATATACGGACTGCCTGCGACCGGATGGAATTGGCGATGCGAATGACAGTCCTGATAGCACTGCCGTCTTCCATCGGTCTGCTGTTGCTTGCAAGACCAATTGATATTATGCTGTTCAAGGATGATTCCGGAACCGCGACCATCATGGCCATCTCCTTTGCAACATTGTTTTCCTCGGTTCAATTGACAACTTCCGCCATATTGCAGGGGATGGGTTACGTTTATTTACCGGTGAGAAACTTGTTGGTCGGAGGCGGATGCAAATTCGGCTTCAATTTGTTGCTTGTACCGGTCTGGGGAATTGAAGGGGCCGCCATTTCCACTGTGCTTTCCTTCTTTGTTTCGGCACTGCTGAATATGTGGGACATCTATCGGCGCAGCGGTATAGTGTTTGATCTCCGCTTGTTGGTTTGGCGGCCCTTTGTGGCCTCTTTTCTGATGGGGATTGCCAGCTATGTTGTTTTAAGGGAGGGGTTGCCGGTTTTTTTGGAAAGCGAGTTGTCTGAACGGCTTGCCTTTGCGTGTTTTACCCTTACAGCCATAGGTGTGGC
- the spoVT gene encoding stage V sporulation protein T, whose product MKATGIVRRIDDLGRVVIPKEIRRTLRIREGDPLEIFVDRDGEVILKKYSPIGELGDFAKEYADSLYESLGHITLITDRDVVIAVAGTSKKDYMDKAIGTDVEKVMEERKTSVVSAPADMSILKERTERFSSRVIAPIIAQGDPIGTVVILSKDDATKMGELESKLAETAAGFLAKQMEQ is encoded by the coding sequence ATGAAAGCTACTGGTATCGTCCGAAGAATTGATGATTTGGGCCGTGTCGTCATTCCGAAAGAGATTCGCCGCACGCTGAGAATTCGTGAAGGAGACCCTCTGGAAATATTCGTTGATCGAGACGGGGAAGTGATTCTGAAAAAATATTCGCCGATCGGTGAACTGGGTGATTTTGCAAAAGAATATGCGGACTCTTTATATGAAAGCCTAGGACATATTACACTCATTACCGATCGGGATGTCGTGATTGCGGTAGCGGGTACATCGAAGAAAGATTACATGGACAAGGCAATCGGAACGGATGTGGAGAAGGTTATGGAAGAACGGAAAACTTCAGTTGTATCCGCTCCAGCCGACATGTCCATTCTGAAAGAACGTACCGAACGTTTTTCCTCAAGGGTGATCGCGCCTATTATTGCGCAGGGAGACCCGATAGGCACCGTGGTCATCCTGTCCAAGGATGATGCCACAAAGATGGGCGAATTGGAAAGCAAACTGGCGGAAACCGCCGCCGGCTTTCTGGCCAAACAGATGGAACAATAA
- a CDS encoding sigma-70 family RNA polymerase sigma factor has protein sequence MSLTVIDLASLDLNSLAVRAKTDEYAFQETLKRVEPMCRRIAHRYASWMADRDEIFQWARIEVWNAVKSFETGKMSFFSYCKLTVENHIKSRLRRLYGQANVPNRTAMRLDGLSVNEDGIVSDTSYIEGVVDKPGKSTFQILLRKDSLQNIRTILKNENLTPLEYNCLVLFYFEECSHMEIQHILELPSRKAVDNALTRVRRKLSKNEQLHEIFEVLSAQAAI, from the coding sequence ATGTCTCTGACTGTAATCGATCTTGCATCTTTAGACTTGAATTCTCTGGCTGTAAGAGCGAAAACCGATGAGTATGCCTTTCAGGAAACACTGAAACGAGTTGAACCCATGTGCCGCAGAATTGCTCATCGGTATGCTTCGTGGATGGCGGACCGGGATGAGATTTTCCAGTGGGCCCGTATTGAAGTGTGGAATGCGGTCAAATCCTTTGAAACCGGGAAGATGTCGTTTTTCTCTTATTGCAAGCTTACGGTGGAAAATCACATCAAGTCACGCCTTCGCAGGCTGTATGGTCAAGCCAATGTCCCAAATCGCACTGCCATGCGATTGGACGGCCTGTCGGTGAACGAGGACGGAATTGTGAGCGATACCTCCTACATTGAAGGGGTCGTTGACAAACCCGGCAAGTCCACCTTTCAGATTTTGCTGAGGAAAGATTCCTTGCAGAATATCCGAACCATCTTGAAAAATGAAAACCTGACACCGCTGGAGTATAATTGTCTGGTACTGTTCTATTTCGAGGAATGCAGCCACATGGAAATTCAACATATTCTGGAGTTGCCCAGCCGGAAGGCGGTTGACAATGCACTGACAAGAGTTCGCCGGAAACTTTCCAAGAACGAGCAACTTCATGAAATATTTGAAGTACTCAGTGCCCAGGCTGCAATATAA